One genomic segment of Nocardia spumae includes these proteins:
- a CDS encoding alpha/beta fold hydrolase → MSIPIAIAVDHRDPSHDGHSQRVTVCADDGTPLAARVVGAPTAAVTVVFVHGHCLRTESWWFLRDQLLRQWGADTRMVFYDHRGHGGSGAADPATYTIDQLGHDLDAVLRTLAPVGPVVLIGHSMGAMVVLAYARLFPATIGTRVVGAGLIAGAAAGITTVGLGRLLTRQTVTSFRVAVRRAPRTMRASKRLGRRLFEPLVREASFGTRRVNPRMAALATAMLNDTPLPTMAHFLDSLIRFDETPTLRLLADVPTLVLGGSADILVPFAHSVVLAAQLGSAELVRLDGAGHSVILERAEEVAVAIAALVDRATGTTSAAVAITSSVTTVAPLDGPASGPPLAAVG, encoded by the coding sequence ATGTCCATTCCGATCGCCATCGCCGTCGATCATCGCGATCCGTCCCACGACGGCCACAGCCAGCGCGTCACCGTGTGCGCCGACGACGGCACGCCGTTGGCGGCCCGTGTCGTCGGCGCTCCGACCGCGGCGGTGACGGTGGTTTTCGTGCACGGCCACTGCCTGCGCACCGAATCCTGGTGGTTCCTGCGGGATCAGCTCCTGCGGCAGTGGGGGGCCGACACCCGCATGGTCTTCTACGACCATCGCGGACACGGCGGATCCGGCGCCGCCGATCCGGCGACCTACACCATCGATCAGCTCGGCCACGACCTCGACGCCGTCCTGCGCACTTTGGCGCCGGTCGGCCCGGTCGTACTGATCGGGCATTCGATGGGGGCAATGGTGGTTCTGGCCTATGCCCGGCTGTTCCCGGCAACGATCGGCACGCGCGTGGTCGGGGCCGGACTGATCGCCGGCGCCGCGGCGGGAATCACGACCGTGGGGCTGGGCCGGCTCCTCACCCGGCAGACGGTGACCTCGTTCCGGGTGGCCGTGCGGCGAGCGCCGCGCACGATGCGGGCCTCGAAGCGGCTGGGCCGGCGCCTGTTCGAACCGCTCGTGCGCGAGGCGAGTTTCGGCACCCGGCGGGTGAATCCGCGGATGGCCGCGCTGGCCACCGCCATGCTCAACGACACCCCGCTGCCGACCATGGCGCATTTCCTGGATTCGCTGATCCGCTTCGACGAGACCCCGACCCTGCGTCTGCTCGCCGATGTCCCGACCCTGGTCCTGGGCGGTTCGGCCGACATCCTGGTCCCGTTCGCCCACTCGGTGGTGCTGGCCGCCCAGCTCGGCAGCGCGGAACTGGTGCGACTCGACGGCGCCGGACACAGCGTGATCCTGGAACGCGCCGAGGAGGTGGCCGTGGCGATCGCGGCCCTGGTGGATCGAGCCACCGGAACCACGAGCGCCGCGGTCGCGATCACCTCATCGGTCACGACCGTCGCGCCCCTGGACGGACCCGCATCCGGTCCGCCGCTCGCCGCGGTCGGCTGA
- a CDS encoding epoxide hydrolase family protein, producing the protein MSNRIREFRIDIPQGDLDDLHRRLAETRWAPQLPGADRRGVPVARVRELADYWRGAFDWRAQEAKLNRFPQYLTEIDGLDVHFLHVRSPEPDALPLVLNHGWPNTFAEFAEVIDLLADPRAHGGDPARAFHVVVPSVPGYGFSAAPSETGWSAERVGRMWVELMDRLGYRHFGVQGGDFGTYVGTAMAQAVPDRVSGLYITAGLGFPTEADVPLLTDAERAGYEAMMSADWVNGVDHHALLRSAPQTFAIGWNDSPAAALAWMVQKYTDFSASGPLGDAIDRDTLLTTVSLYWFTQSFGSSAWSYYDSSGFAWPTGSDVVPTGVYSGAPGIRRLAERTAKIVHWPEGNPAGHHFIAMDQAEAYAADLRIFFGDLV; encoded by the coding sequence ATGAGCAACCGAATCCGCGAGTTCCGCATCGACATCCCCCAGGGCGACCTCGACGACCTGCACCGGCGACTGGCCGAGACCCGGTGGGCGCCGCAACTGCCCGGTGCGGATCGGCGCGGGGTGCCGGTCGCGCGGGTACGCGAACTGGCCGACTACTGGCGCGGTGCATTCGATTGGCGGGCACAGGAAGCGAAACTCAATCGCTTTCCGCAGTACCTGACCGAGATCGACGGTCTGGACGTGCACTTCCTCCACGTCCGCTCCCCCGAACCCGATGCCCTGCCGCTGGTGCTCAACCACGGTTGGCCGAATACGTTCGCCGAATTCGCGGAGGTCATCGACCTCCTCGCCGATCCGCGCGCACACGGCGGCGATCCCGCCCGCGCTTTCCATGTGGTCGTGCCGTCGGTGCCCGGGTACGGCTTCTCGGCCGCGCCGAGCGAGACCGGGTGGAGCGCCGAGCGGGTCGGCCGGATGTGGGTGGAACTGATGGATCGCCTCGGTTATCGACACTTCGGGGTGCAGGGTGGTGACTTCGGTACCTATGTGGGGACCGCGATGGCGCAGGCGGTCCCGGATCGGGTCAGCGGTCTCTACATCACCGCTGGACTCGGCTTCCCCACCGAGGCCGATGTGCCGCTCCTGACCGATGCCGAGCGCGCGGGCTACGAGGCCATGATGTCCGCGGACTGGGTCAACGGAGTGGATCACCACGCACTGCTGCGCAGCGCACCGCAGACGTTCGCGATCGGCTGGAACGATTCACCGGCCGCGGCGCTGGCCTGGATGGTGCAGAAATACACCGACTTCAGCGCGTCCGGCCCGCTCGGCGACGCCATCGACCGGGACACGCTGCTGACCACCGTGAGTCTGTACTGGTTCACGCAGAGTTTCGGCAGCTCCGCCTGGTCCTACTACGACAGCTCCGGATTCGCGTGGCCCACCGGGTCGGATGTGGTCCCGACCGGTGTCTACAGCGGTGCTCCCGGTATCCGCCGGCTCGCCGAGCGCACCGCGAAGATCGTGCACTGGCCCGAGGGCAATCCGGCGGGGCATCACTTCATCGCCATGGATCAGGCCGAGGCCTATGCGGCCGACCTGCGCATCTTCTTCGGCGACCTGGTCTGA
- a CDS encoding acyl-CoA dehydrogenase family protein, whose amino-acid sequence MATAAKVHATEEQARALVEESRESTWAKPSFAKQMFLGRFRLDLIHPYPRPGAEDAERTEAFLRRLRAYCETLDGSVIEAEAKVPADYVRGLAELGCFGLKIPPEYGGQGLSQVGYNRALMLVGSVHPSLGVLLSAHQSIGVPEPLKLAGTEEQKREFLPRCARGAISAFLLTEPDVGSDPARMASTATPTADGTAYELDGVKLWTTNGVVAELLVVMARVPKGPGHRGGISAFVVEADSAGITVERRNSFMGLRGIENGVTRMHRVRVPAGNLIGREGDGLKIALTTLNAGRLAIPALCAAAAKWSLKISRGWSAARVQWGRPVGEHEAVASKISFIAATTFALEAVLELSGTMCDEGRNDIRIEAALAKLWASEMSCRIADELVQIRGGRGYETAASLRNRGERAVPAEQLVRDLRINRIFEGSSEIMRLLIAREMADAHMAAAGALVDRHAALKDKAAAAVGASGFYAKWFPQLAVGRGSLPVGYAEFGPLATHLRFIDRAARKQARELMYAMARWQAKLEYRQGFLGRIVDIGAELFAMSAACMRAQAMRADHTAESEAATELADAFCRQSRLRIEAAFAALWDNTDDVDTALTRKVLEGRYEWLESGVLDPSEDTGPWIAEWEFGPSTEDNLLAPFLPSTRAAAGT is encoded by the coding sequence ATGGCGACAGCAGCGAAAGTCCACGCCACCGAAGAACAAGCCCGCGCACTGGTCGAGGAGTCGCGCGAAAGCACCTGGGCCAAACCGTCGTTCGCCAAGCAGATGTTCCTCGGGCGGTTCCGGCTCGATCTGATCCATCCATACCCCCGGCCGGGCGCCGAGGACGCCGAACGGACCGAGGCGTTCCTGCGCCGATTACGGGCCTACTGCGAGACCCTCGACGGCTCGGTGATCGAAGCCGAGGCGAAGGTCCCCGCCGACTACGTGCGCGGACTGGCCGAACTCGGCTGCTTCGGCCTCAAGATTCCGCCCGAATACGGCGGGCAGGGCCTGTCGCAGGTCGGGTACAACCGGGCCCTGATGCTGGTCGGTTCGGTACATCCGAGCCTGGGCGTCCTGCTGTCGGCCCATCAATCGATCGGGGTGCCGGAACCGCTGAAGCTGGCGGGTACCGAGGAGCAGAAGCGCGAGTTCCTGCCGCGCTGCGCGCGGGGCGCGATCAGCGCGTTCCTGCTCACCGAGCCGGACGTGGGCTCGGATCCGGCCCGGATGGCGAGTACCGCCACGCCCACCGCGGACGGAACGGCCTATGAGCTCGACGGGGTCAAGTTGTGGACCACCAACGGCGTGGTCGCCGAACTGCTGGTGGTGATGGCGCGGGTACCCAAGGGCCCCGGACATCGCGGCGGTATCTCCGCCTTCGTGGTCGAGGCGGATTCGGCCGGTATCACCGTCGAGCGACGCAATTCCTTCATGGGACTGCGCGGTATCGAGAACGGCGTCACCCGGATGCATCGGGTCCGGGTCCCCGCGGGCAATCTGATCGGCCGCGAGGGCGATGGCCTGAAGATCGCGCTGACCACCCTCAACGCCGGACGTCTCGCGATTCCTGCACTGTGCGCGGCGGCGGCGAAATGGTCGTTGAAGATCAGCCGCGGCTGGTCGGCCGCACGGGTGCAGTGGGGCCGCCCGGTCGGCGAGCACGAGGCGGTGGCGTCGAAGATATCGTTCATCGCCGCGACGACATTCGCCCTCGAGGCGGTGCTCGAGCTGTCCGGGACCATGTGCGACGAGGGGCGCAACGATATCCGCATCGAGGCCGCGCTGGCCAAGCTGTGGGCCTCGGAGATGAGCTGCCGGATCGCCGATGAACTGGTGCAGATCCGCGGGGGTCGCGGCTACGAAACGGCTGCCTCCCTGCGTAATCGGGGCGAGCGTGCGGTACCGGCCGAACAGTTGGTGCGCGATCTGCGCATCAATCGGATCTTCGAGGGCTCCAGCGAGATCATGCGCCTGTTGATCGCCCGGGAGATGGCCGATGCGCACATGGCCGCGGCCGGTGCGCTCGTGGATCGCCATGCGGCGCTGAAGGACAAGGCCGCCGCCGCGGTCGGCGCGAGCGGTTTCTACGCGAAATGGTTCCCGCAATTGGCGGTCGGCCGCGGTTCGCTGCCGGTGGGCTATGCCGAATTCGGCCCGCTGGCAACGCATCTGCGCTTCATCGATCGGGCGGCCCGCAAACAGGCCCGCGAACTGATGTACGCGATGGCGCGCTGGCAGGCCAAACTCGAATACCGGCAGGGCTTCCTGGGCCGCATCGTCGACATCGGCGCGGAACTGTTCGCGATGTCGGCGGCCTGTATGCGCGCCCAGGCCATGCGGGCCGACCACACCGCCGAGTCCGAAGCGGCCACGGAACTGGCCGATGCCTTCTGCCGGCAGTCCCGGCTGCGGATCGAGGCGGCGTTCGCCGCGCTGTGGGACAACACCGACGATGTCGATACCGCGCTGACCCGCAAGGTGCTCGAAGGCCGCTACGAATGGCTGGAGTCGGGGGTTCTGGACCCCAGCGAGGACACCGGTCCCTGGATCGCGGAGTGGGAGTTCGGCCCCTCGACCGAGGACAATCTGCTCGCCCCGTTCCTGCCCTCCACCCGCGCGGCGGCCGGAACCTGA
- a CDS encoding ATP-binding protein, with protein MDPVRNPYAPGAGQRPPELAGRDKQLDTFDVVLERISRGRPERSVMLTGLRGVGKTVLLNQLRSTARSRGWGTGKLEARPDQELRRPLASALHMAVRQIAVAHRNPEMVDDFLGILKAFALRATADKGMRERWQPGIDVPAVTGRADSGDIEIDLVELLLEAAQLARDIGVGIAVFIDEMQDLGPADVSAVCGACHELSQETAPLIVVGAGLPHLPAVLSASKSYSERLFGYHRIDRLDRDSADRALIAPAEREAVEFTEEALKSLYDKADGYPYFVQAYGKATWDVAARSPIGADDVELAAPAAEEELAVGFFGSRYERATPAEREYMRAMADLAGDDGPVPTAAVAKELGRKPASLSPARDGLIKKGLIYSAERGTIGFTVPHFGRYLRGVQ; from the coding sequence ATGGACCCCGTGCGGAATCCGTATGCCCCGGGCGCCGGTCAGCGCCCACCCGAACTCGCCGGGCGTGACAAGCAGCTCGACACTTTCGATGTCGTCCTCGAGCGGATCTCCCGAGGCCGGCCCGAACGCAGCGTGATGCTCACCGGTCTGCGGGGCGTCGGAAAGACGGTGCTGCTCAATCAACTCCGTTCCACGGCGCGCTCACGCGGCTGGGGTACCGGAAAGCTGGAGGCCCGGCCCGACCAGGAGTTGCGGCGGCCGCTGGCCTCGGCACTGCACATGGCCGTACGCCAGATCGCGGTCGCGCATCGCAATCCCGAGATGGTCGACGATTTCCTCGGCATCCTGAAGGCGTTCGCGCTGCGCGCGACGGCCGACAAGGGCATGCGCGAGCGCTGGCAGCCTGGTATCGACGTGCCGGCCGTCACCGGACGCGCGGACTCCGGCGATATCGAGATCGATCTGGTGGAGTTGCTGCTGGAGGCCGCGCAGCTGGCCCGCGATATCGGCGTCGGCATCGCCGTGTTCATCGACGAGATGCAGGATCTCGGCCCCGCCGATGTCTCCGCCGTGTGCGGCGCCTGCCACGAATTGAGCCAGGAGACAGCGCCTCTGATCGTGGTCGGCGCGGGCCTCCCCCATCTGCCGGCGGTCCTCTCCGCCTCCAAGAGCTATTCCGAGCGACTATTCGGCTATCACCGCATCGACCGACTCGATCGCGATTCCGCGGACCGCGCGCTGATCGCGCCGGCCGAGCGCGAGGCCGTGGAATTCACCGAGGAAGCACTGAAGTCCTTATACGACAAGGCAGATGGATACCCCTATTTCGTTCAGGCCTACGGTAAGGCCACCTGGGATGTCGCGGCCCGCAGTCCGATCGGCGCCGACGATGTCGAGTTGGCGGCGCCGGCGGCCGAGGAGGAACTAGCGGTGGGATTCTTCGGCTCCCGCTATGAGCGAGCAACACCAGCCGAGCGGGAGTACATGCGCGCGATGGCCGATCTGGCCGGAGATGACGGACCAGTGCCGACCGCGGCCGTCGCGAAGGAACTGGGGCGCAAACCGGCCTCCCTGTCCCCGGCGCGGGACGGCCTGATCAAGAAGGGGCTGATCTACTCCGCCGAGCGGGGCACGATCGGCTTCACAGTGCCGCATTTCGGACGATATCTCCGCGGTGTGCAGTAG
- a CDS encoding C40 family peptidase, producing MVFGAVAATTGAIPAIPAMAATINVPGIGNFDVPVAPEFDQQVGQVNQALADHADQIKGAQKALSSQAIAPGLPNAAPNPMGGLFSQPQQQQHGIGDVALDAARSKIGSDYVWGASGPSNFDCSGLVQWAYKQAGIALPRTSFEQSHVGKPVAFQELQPGDLVIQNGGGHVAMYAGDGKILQAPQSGETVSYAHLDPDSIVTARRVS from the coding sequence ATGGTCTTCGGCGCGGTCGCGGCGACTACCGGTGCGATCCCGGCGATTCCGGCGATGGCGGCCACGATCAATGTTCCCGGCATCGGCAACTTCGACGTTCCGGTAGCCCCGGAGTTCGATCAGCAGGTGGGCCAGGTCAACCAGGCCCTCGCCGATCACGCCGACCAGATCAAAGGGGCTCAGAAGGCGCTGAGCTCGCAGGCTATCGCGCCCGGCCTCCCCAACGCCGCGCCGAACCCCATGGGTGGGCTTTTCAGCCAGCCGCAGCAACAGCAGCACGGCATCGGCGACGTCGCGCTCGATGCGGCTCGCAGCAAGATCGGCTCCGACTACGTCTGGGGCGCCTCCGGTCCGTCGAACTTCGACTGCTCCGGTCTGGTGCAGTGGGCGTACAAGCAGGCCGGAATTGCGCTGCCGCGGACGAGCTTCGAGCAGTCGCACGTCGGCAAGCCGGTGGCGTTCCAGGAACTGCAGCCCGGCGACCTCGTCATCCAGAACGGCGGCGGCCATGTGGCCATGTACGCCGGAGATGGCAAGATCCTTCAGGCGCCGCAGTCGGGTGAGACCGTCAGCTACGCGCATCTGGATCCCGATTCGATCGTCACCGCACGTCGCGTTTCCTGA
- a CDS encoding RNA-binding S4 domain-containing protein → MTQAEPASVRVDSWIWAVRLFKTRSAAATACRGGHVRVNGTAVKPAHQIKPGDEVRVRNAGIERIVVVVRLVAKRVGASIATQCFIDKSPPPPSPEIVAAMPKRDRGSGRPTKRERRETDRLLGRDPE, encoded by the coding sequence CTGACACAGGCAGAACCAGCTTCGGTCCGGGTCGATTCCTGGATTTGGGCTGTCCGACTGTTCAAGACGAGATCCGCTGCGGCCACCGCATGTCGCGGCGGTCATGTGCGTGTCAACGGTACAGCCGTCAAACCCGCTCATCAGATCAAGCCTGGTGATGAGGTGCGGGTCCGCAATGCCGGAATCGAGCGCATCGTCGTCGTGGTCCGATTGGTCGCCAAACGCGTCGGCGCTTCGATTGCGACGCAATGCTTCATCGATAAGAGTCCGCCGCCGCCCTCCCCCGAGATCGTCGCCGCTATGCCCAAGCGCGACCGTGGCTCGGGTCGGCCCACCAAACGGGAACGGCGCGAGACCGATCGGCTACTCGGCCGGGATCCCGAATAG